From the Candidatus Cloacimonadaceae bacterium genome, the window ATTTTGTCAACTGCATTTTTAATTGTGGTATCATCGGTAACCGAATAGATCGCATTGCCTCTGACTTGGAATACTTCTTGTAGCTCTTTGTTCATAACGTCTCCTCATTTTTGTTTGAGTTCAACACTTATTATTGTCGGTGGGACAACCGAATATGTTGAGACCCACTTGTTGGTGTAGATTTCAACTCATTGTTTCTCACGTTTTTTGAAGATCCATTATATGGATATTCGTTTCACAAAATCTATACTTTCAGGTTGTTGTAGCGATACAATCCAACCGGATTCACAATAAAACCACGATTGATTTCTTGTCAATATCATTTTTCGAACCATGATCTCTCTGACCGCCATGATGATGTCAGCAAATAGTTAGCCACACTTTTGCGAAGCGAGCACCAGACGAGATATATGTCCGCAAGCTTATGATAGACAATAACATCAAAAGCTGCCTTTAAATCTTGTATCCGGTTAAAAAGTCCAACCAAGCTGCGAAACCTTGGCCGGTGTTTGACGATAATTCTATGATCTTGATATGGGGATTGATTTTTTTCATGTTAGCTTTCATTGTATCCAGGTCAAGGTCAAGATAGGGGAGCAAATCTGTTTTTGCTATCAGGCACAGTTGTGAATTGCGAAATGCCAAGGGGTATTTGAGTGGTTTATCTTCACCTTCCGCTACGCTCAAAACTACGACATTTACATGGGCACCTATGTCAAACTCGGCAGGGCACACGAGATTTCCTATATTTTCAACAAATAGATACTTCATATTTTCCAGATCAATTTCTTCGAGAGCGGAACGTATCCATCCAGCTTCCAAATGGCAGTCGCCACCAAATGGTCCGGTATTGATTTGATACACGCCAATCCCTGCCTTAGCTAACCGTTCAGCATCCAAAGTTGTATGGATATCTCCCTCGATAACGAAAATGTGCTCTTTAAGTGTCTCGGCTGTTTTTTCCAGCAATCTGGTTTTGCCGGAGCCCGGAGAGCTCATTAAATTGATGTACACAATTCCTTTCTTGCCCATTTCGCTACGAATTTCATTGGCAATACGATCGTTGAAATTCAATATTTGTTGCATGATCTTGATTTCTTTGTGATTCATGGTTTCATCCTTTTTTAATAGACCGGACTAAGTAGTTGCATCTAATTTCATCGAAAAACTGGTTTCACTTATGTATCTTCAGTGCCCTCGATAGAGGCAATATGCAATTCATTTCCTTGAATCAACTCCGTATCAATTGAATCGCAATCAGGACAGGAAAAGCATATCTCACTGATATTTGTGGTTTTATCGCACTTTCTACATTTTATTACCAAATCTCTTTCCTCAATTTCAAGAATTGCCTGTTCAAAACCGGCAGTGTCCTTTTTCATCAAATCAAAATGCATCTGCAAAACTTCATTGACGATGTGATGGAATTTACCAATTATAACGTTTACCTTAGTCACTTCCGTTAAATCAGCTTCCAAAAAGTACTGATTGGCGATTTCGAGTAATGATTTTACTATGGCTCCTTCGTGCATTGCCACCTCTGACCCATATAATAGCTCAACAAATTCTGGGAAGCGGATCTGAGGCTAACATCAACAAAGGTCTCAAACTTCCCAGAGCAGTACGAAGATATACGCCGTTCACATCTTTTGTGACTTCGCCGATGATTGCTGAATCCTGACCATATCTATGCGCTTTCAACTGTATGAGCATGTCATCGTTTGCTTCCGAAACCACCGCAACCAATTTGCCCTCATTTGCCAAATAGAGAGGGTCCAAACCTAAGAGCCCGCACAGCACAGTGGTTGAATCCTTGATTGGGAGAGACGTTTCGTCTAAGATCACTCCCAATCCGGTATCTTCATATATTTCATTAAGGATAGTGGCAACACCTCCCCTGGTGGCATCTCGGGCAAATCTCAACTTGGTGGTGTTTAACAAAATCTCGATAACTTCCCGTAAGGGAGCACAGTCACTTATGGGAGCAGGGTCTAAGCCCAATTTCTGGCGGGCATTGATAATTGCCACGGCATGGTCTCCCAAACTACCATTGACAACTATTCTATCACCAGCTTTAATGTTCTTTACGTTAAGATCAATCCCTTCAGGTAAAAAACCAATTCCGGTAGTCGTGATGTAAACACCGTCACACTTCCCTTTTTCAACCACCTTTGTATCACCGGCGATGATTTGAACACCAGCTTCCTCGGCTGTCTTTTGCATAGAATCTACAATACGTTTTAGCAGATTTATACTGAAGCCTTCTTCGAGAATAAAACTTGCCACAAGATATGCCGGCACACTGCCGTTCATACTCAAATCATTAACTGTTCCGGTAATGGAAAGCTTACCGATATCACCACCGGGAAAGAAAAGTGGATTGACAACATAGGCATCGGTGGTAACGGTCAAATGGTTATCAATACACGCGGCGTCATCGAGGGTTGGAAGCCGAAACTTACTAACAAAAACTTCTCTAATCAACTGGCGGGTTAAGGCTGCGCCACTGCCGTATCCGAGTGTTATTATATCATTTTTCATACTTGTAATATGCGGCACAACTACCTTCCGAAGAGACCATACAGGGACCGACAGGATTATTTGGAGTACAAATCTCTGCAAACAGCGGGCAGTCAAAAGGCATTATTTTTCCTTTCAATACGCTACTGCAGCGACATGCGGTGTTTCCTTCAATGTTGGTAATTTGTATATCATACTTTCTGAGAGCATCAAATTGCGAATACTCTGTCCGAATATCAAGTCCGGAATCAGGAATCTCTCCCAATCCTCTCCAAACTGCATTGCCAATGGAAAAAACTTCTGATATTGTTGCTTTTGCCGCCATGTTACCTTCTGTGGTCACTATCCTGCTGTATTCATTAATAATTTGCGGTTTATTTATCTGCTCAATCATTTTTTTGATTCCCAGAACGATATCCAGTGGTTCAAATCCGGTGACTACTCCGCCGATGCCGAATTTCTGCGGGATGAAATCATAGGCTTGTGTTCCGATAACCGCGCTTACATGGCCTGGTAAGATAAATCCGTCGATTTCCACTTCGTCATCAATCAAGAGAGCATTCAAAGCGGGTGGTATGAGCTTGAAAAGCGGCAACACAGAAAAATTATCTTGATTCTGCCTGCCGGCTTCCAGTATTGTATAAGCAATGCCGGGTATTGTGGTTTCAAACCCGATACCAACAAAGACGGTTTCACGTTTTTGGGATAATTCCAGAGCTTCCAGAGGAGAATAGACCGTTCTTATATCAGCTCCCAGCGCACGGGCATGTTCGAGAGTCTGATCAGAACCTGGTACGCGAATCAAATCTCCGAAGGTTGCAATTGTTATGTCTTTTAGCTTTATCAGTTCATCAATCACAGAAGCGGGGGTCACACAAACAGGACATCCGGGACCAGAGATTAACCTGATGTTTTCCGGCAACAATTTGCGTAAGCCCCAATGTCCAATTGCCATCGTGTGGCTTCCACAAACCTCCATGAATGTAACCGGCTGCCGATATTCATGTATTTCCTTCAAAACTCGCTTTATCAGATCAGGAGCACGATAGTATTTGAGATTCATAAGCTGAGGCACGTCTTTTCTTGTCCGAATGCTTCTTGCAGGAGGGAGATGGTTTCCATGGCGTCTTCTTCAGAGATGCGTTCAAGAGCAAAACCGGTATGAAGAATAATCCAGTCGCCCGCCACTACATCCGGCAGGAAAATTAGCGATATTTCTTTTGTTACGCCGCCTAAATCGACCAAACCCATATTGTTATCCGTCCTTCTTACTACTCTGCCGGGAATTGCCAAACACATATTATAGCTTCCTTATTTTATTGATCTGTTTGCGATTAGAGCCTGCCCCACAGCAATTGCCCCATCATTAGCAGGCAGCATGGAAGAATAGTACACCGCAAAGTTCTTTTTTCGCAGTCTATTAACCAAGCCTTCAAATAGAACCATGTTCTGCATAACGCCGCCCGACAGAACAACTTTGTCAAGAGCCGTTTCACGGTTTACCTCAAGTACTGCACTCAGCGTGAATTCGATGATTGTTTTATGAAATTTCAGGGCAACCAGGTTGATGGATGCACCATTTACTATATCTTGTCTCACTGCCTTGATCAATGAAATGATGTTTATCTCCTGATCAACAAGCTGATAGGGATAAGGATGAACATCAGAAATAGAGGATTTATTGCATAGTTGTTCAAGTGTTAGCGCCGATTGCGCTTCGAATGTAATTTGTGAAACCAGTCCGAGCATAGCACTCACACAGTCAAAAAGCCTACCCATACTTGAAGTTTGATGGAGATTGAAGTTATTGTCGATTTGCTGTTTGATAACTTTTCTTTCCAAAGGCGAGATTCCCTTGAGAAATTCACAATCAATTCCGTTTGACTCAAGGTAAGCATAGGCAATTCTGACCGGATGAACTACAGCGGAATCACCTCCCGGTAAAGGTAGATAATTGAGATGATATCTCCTCTCATAACCTGAGTAATCCGCTGTGAAAACTTCACCTCCCCAAATTGCACCATCATCACCATAACCTGTTCCGTCATAAGAAATGCCAATTACCGGCTCGTCTAACTTATTCTCTGCCATAACCGCAGCTATATGAGCATGATGATGCTGAATCTTAATCAAGGGGAGATTGATGCCCTGAGCAAAACGGGTTGTAAGATAATCTGGGTGCAAATCGCATCCAACCAACTCGGGTTTTACCCTGAACCAATCTTGATACTTATGTAGAGTCTCAGTAAAAAAA encodes:
- the hypD gene encoding hydrogenase formation protein HypD codes for the protein MNLKYYRAPDLIKRVLKEIHEYRQPVTFMEVCGSHTMAIGHWGLRKLLPENIRLISGPGCPVCVTPASVIDELIKLKDITIATFGDLIRVPGSDQTLEHARALGADIRTVYSPLEALELSQKRETVFVGIGFETTIPGIAYTILEAGRQNQDNFSVLPLFKLIPPALNALLIDDEVEIDGFILPGHVSAVIGTQAYDFIPQKFGIGGVVTGFEPLDIVLGIKKMIEQINKPQIINEYSRIVTTEGNMAAKATISEVFSIGNAVWRGLGEIPDSGLDIRTEYSQFDALRKYDIQITNIEGNTACRCSSVLKGKIMPFDCPLFAEICTPNNPVGPCMVSSEGSCAAYYKYEK
- a CDS encoding HypC/HybG/HupF family hydrogenase formation chaperone encodes the protein MCLAIPGRVVRRTDNNMGLVDLGGVTKEISLIFLPDVVAGDWIILHTGFALERISEEDAMETISLLQEAFGQEKTCLSL
- the hypE gene encoding hydrogenase expression/formation protein HypE, with protein sequence MKNDIITLGYGSGAALTRQLIREVFVSKFRLPTLDDAACIDNHLTVTTDAYVVNPLFFPGGDIGKLSITGTVNDLSMNGSVPAYLVASFILEEGFSINLLKRIVDSMQKTAEEAGVQIIAGDTKVVEKGKCDGVYITTTGIGFLPEGIDLNVKNIKAGDRIVVNGSLGDHAVAIINARQKLGLDPAPISDCAPLREVIEILLNTTKLRFARDATRGGVATILNEIYEDTGLGVILDETSLPIKDSTTVLCGLLGLDPLYLANEGKLVAVVSEANDDMLIQLKAHRYGQDSAIIGEVTKDVNGVYLRTALGSLRPLLMLASDPLPRIC
- a CDS encoding hydrogenase maturation nickel metallochaperone HypA → MHEGAIVKSLLEIANQYFLEADLTEVTKVNVIIGKFHHIVNEVLQMHFDLMKKDTAGFEQAILEIEERDLVIKCRKCDKTTNISEICFSCPDCDSIDTELIQGNELHIASIEGTEDT
- the hypB gene encoding hydrogenase nickel incorporation protein HypB gives rise to the protein MNHKEIKIMQQILNFNDRIANEIRSEMGKKGIVYINLMSSPGSGKTRLLEKTAETLKEHIFVIEGDIHTTLDAERLAKAGIGVYQINTGPFGGDCHLEAGWIRSALEEIDLENMKYLFVENIGNLVCPAEFDIGAHVNVVVLSVAEGEDKPLKYPLAFRNSQLCLIAKTDLLPYLDLDLDTMKANMKKINPHIKIIELSSNTGQGFAAWLDFLTGYKI